The Stigmatella aurantiaca DW4/3-1 genome contains the following window.
CGAGCGGCTCGAGCTGGAGATGTCCTGGGAGGGCGGGCACCTGGGGCAGGAGGTCACCCGCGCCGTGCTGAACTTCCACCCGGCGGACGGGGGCACCCGCTTCGAGGTCCGCCAGGGGCCGTTCCGGAGCCCGGAGGCGCTGGAGGCCCACCGGGCATACTGGAAGGCCAGCCTGGAGCGGCTATCCCGCGTCGCCTCCGGAGAAGCGGTGCCCTGCTTCGAGGAGTTCTGGGATGAGTCGGGTGGCTACACGGGACGGCTCGGGGTGGCCACCTACGCGGTGCTCGCGGGCATGCGGGAAGCGGGGGCGGCGCCCGAAGCGCTCGCCCAGGTGGAGGAGCTGCTCTACACCCACCTCTCGCGCCTGCCCTCGGAGACGGCCGAGCTGCTCGGGGCGGTGCTTCACTCCCGGCTGACCGGCCTCTCCTGAGCCAGACGCGTCACGGGGCGATCTGGAAGTAGAACAGGTCGGTGCTGCCCCGGGAGGAGTAGACCGTTCCCTCGTGGTGGATGGAGTTGAAGAAGTCCGAGCCCACCACCACCTTGCTTCCCGGCTGCGGGGCCAGGAGCAGCCGATGGGGCGAATCCAACGGCGCCAAGCCCCCGTCGAAGCTCCGGTTCCAGAGAAAGACGCCCGAGTTGTTGTAACGCGAGATGAAATGCGAGGCGGTGCTGTGGGGTTCGAACCCCGTGGCGGTGACGGTGAGGTGGGCGTCCGTGACGAGCCCGTTCAGCGTGACGAGCCCCTGATCGCGGATCCACCGGTCCGCGCCCTGGGCCGTTAGCGCACCGGTATAGCCACTGCGGTTCAGAGGGTAGCCCTGATCGTTCGGATCGCCTCCGAAGTAGTTCTGCCCCGCGAACGAGAAGATCCCCCCCAGGTTGGCGTTGAACACCACCTGATCCACACCGAAGGCCCGGACCGCGGTGACTTCGCCGTAGGCGTTGCTGAACAGCCGCTTCCAGAGGAAGCCCCCGGCAGGGGTGTATTTCACGATGAAGGCCGAGGCATGCGGCAGGAGCCCGTCGCCCAGGTTGGCGCCTCCACCGGCCCGGCCTCCCACCAGGACATTGCCCGACGCATCCGTGGCCACCGTGTGCACCAGGTTCCGGGGCTCGGCGGGTGTGGCCTCGAAGGCCTTGGACCAGACCGGCTGCCCCTGCCAGGTGAACTTCGCCACGAAGCCGCCCGGATAGGGGTCTTCCCCGTAGGTGCTGGCGTTGCCCGCGTAGAGCGTGCCCGTGCCAAAGTTCACCTGGCCGTGGAAATTGCCCGCGACGATGAGGCTGCCGTTGGCATCGGTGGCCACGGCGTCCGCGGAGATGGACCAAGCCAGGACCCGTCCGCTGTCTCGGTCCAGAGAGGTTGCCACGAAGCCCTGGCTCCAGACGATCTGTCCGCTGGGCGAGAACTTCGCCACGAAGACACCCGAATAGGGGCCCGTGCCCAGGTGCGGGCGGGCTTCGGGCAGCGCGCCCGTGCCGAGGTTGGGCGTGCCGCGGTAGTTGCCCACCGCGAGGATGTTGCCCTCGGGGGTCACGGTGAGGTCATTCAAC
Protein-coding sequences here:
- a CDS encoding SRPBCC family protein yields the protein MSELVLELRMAASPRQVFAAFEAPFLLRRWYGAPPGCFRTGADGNVGAGEPFQVNLIDAQGTPFMQRGRILDVVPAERLELEMSWEGGHLGQEVTRAVLNFHPADGGTRFEVRQGPFRSPEALEAHRAYWKASLERLSRVASGEAVPCFEEFWDESGGYTGRLGVATYAVLAGMREAGAAPEALAQVEELLYTHLSRLPSETAELLGAVLHSRLTGLS